A stretch of Paenibacillus mucilaginosus 3016 DNA encodes these proteins:
- a CDS encoding GNAT family N-acetyltransferase has translation MKYSIRRLRLPQDYPAIAELLGHAFSEPTTAENLALEDSKIPAHGNLSRDDQGRLTGHDRYRLVAVDDQDVPVAYGISWRAPWTAPGELNNLLIVSPDYRRQGAGQELYGRFEQWAYEVGASKINYEIREQSEDSLRFALARHYEIERHSFESVLELPGFDLERHLPALQRLTDQGLKVVTLADLPGEEAEARLYELYRETAFDIPGFSGDYFSRSEWRKWTLDLPGASPAQVFIALDGEMFAGVASLVHFEATSSMYHEYTAVRRAYRGKGIALALKIRTIQHALERGAAYMRTHNDSLNAPMLRINRDRLGFVAVPGMYKVVKRLPQGAQTPASV, from the coding sequence ATGAAGTATTCGATCCGCAGGCTGCGTCTTCCCCAGGATTATCCGGCTATCGCCGAGCTGCTCGGCCATGCTTTCTCTGAACCGACCACAGCGGAGAACCTTGCACTGGAAGATTCCAAAATCCCCGCCCACGGCAATCTGAGCCGGGACGACCAGGGCCGGCTGACCGGCCACGACCGCTACCGTCTCGTCGCCGTCGACGACCAGGATGTGCCTGTCGCTTACGGCATCTCTTGGCGCGCCCCGTGGACAGCTCCCGGTGAGCTCAACAATCTGCTCATCGTCTCCCCGGACTACCGCCGCCAAGGAGCCGGCCAGGAGCTCTACGGCCGGTTCGAGCAGTGGGCCTACGAGGTCGGCGCCTCCAAGATCAATTACGAAATCCGTGAGCAGAGTGAGGACTCGCTGCGGTTCGCCCTGGCCCGGCATTATGAGATCGAACGGCATTCGTTCGAATCGGTGCTGGAGCTTCCGGGCTTTGACCTGGAGCGGCACCTTCCCGCCCTGCAGCGCCTGACGGATCAAGGCCTGAAGGTCGTTACCCTGGCGGATCTTCCGGGCGAGGAAGCCGAAGCCCGGCTCTACGAGCTGTACCGGGAGACCGCCTTCGATATCCCCGGGTTCAGCGGGGATTATTTCAGCCGCAGCGAATGGCGCAAATGGACGCTCGACCTGCCTGGCGCAAGCCCTGCACAGGTCTTTATTGCTCTGGACGGCGAGATGTTCGCCGGAGTGGCGAGCCTGGTTCATTTTGAAGCCACCTCGAGCATGTATCACGAGTATACGGCCGTCCGCCGCGCTTACCGCGGGAAGGGCATCGCCCTGGCGCTGAAGATCCGCACGATCCAGCATGCCCTGGAACGCGGAGCGGCCTATATGCGCACCCATAACGATTCGTTGAACGCCCCGATGCTGCGGATCAACCGGGACCGGCTCGGTTTTGTCGCGGTGCCCGGGATGTACAAGGTCGTCAAGCGGCTGCCGCAGGGTGCGCAGACCCCTGCCTCCGTATGA
- a CDS encoding iron-containing alcohol dehydrogenase, giving the protein MNTFTFHNPTKLIFGKGTLEQLRTQVPQGSTVLLVYGGGSIKRGGLYDGVLGHLKELGAKVHELSGVEPNPRLTTVHRGVEICRNEGVSFILAVGGGSVIDCTKAIAVGAKYEGDVWEIITRKAAAHDALPFGTVLTLAATGSEMNSGSVITNWETKEKFGWGSPHAFPRFSILDPEFTFSVPRDQTVYGMVDIMSHVFETYFNHTGNSLVQDGFCETILRTVIDTAPKLLQDLSSFEHRETILYSGTMALNGVLAMGVRGDWATHNIEHAVSAVYDIPHGGGLAILFPNWMEHVLDSGVGRFKQMAVNVFGVDPSGKSDRETALEGIAALRAFWTSIGAPSRLADYEIGDDRLEEMADKAMVYGPFGHFQKLDREDVLAIYRKSL; this is encoded by the coding sequence ATGAATACATTCACATTCCACAATCCGACGAAGCTGATCTTCGGCAAAGGCACGCTGGAGCAGCTTCGCACGCAGGTGCCGCAGGGCAGCACGGTGCTGCTCGTCTATGGCGGAGGCAGCATCAAGCGGGGCGGCCTGTACGATGGCGTCCTCGGGCACCTGAAGGAGCTGGGGGCGAAGGTGCACGAGCTGAGCGGTGTAGAGCCGAATCCGCGGCTGACCACGGTGCACCGGGGCGTGGAGATCTGCCGCAATGAGGGCGTGAGCTTCATCCTCGCGGTAGGCGGAGGGAGCGTCATCGACTGCACCAAGGCGATCGCGGTAGGGGCGAAGTACGAGGGTGACGTGTGGGAGATCATCACCCGCAAGGCCGCGGCTCACGATGCGCTGCCGTTCGGCACCGTGCTCACGCTGGCCGCGACCGGCTCCGAGATGAATTCGGGCTCGGTCATCACGAACTGGGAGACGAAGGAGAAGTTCGGCTGGGGCTCCCCGCATGCCTTCCCGCGGTTCTCGATCCTCGATCCGGAGTTCACCTTCTCCGTGCCTAGAGACCAGACGGTGTACGGCATGGTCGATATCATGTCGCACGTGTTCGAGACGTACTTCAACCACACGGGCAACAGCTTGGTACAGGACGGCTTCTGCGAGACGATCCTGCGCACGGTGATCGATACGGCGCCGAAGCTGCTTCAGGATCTGTCGAGCTTCGAGCACCGCGAGACGATCCTCTACAGCGGCACGATGGCCCTGAACGGCGTACTCGCCATGGGCGTCCGCGGTGACTGGGCGACGCATAATATCGAGCACGCGGTCAGCGCGGTGTACGACATCCCGCACGGCGGCGGCCTCGCCATCCTGTTCCCGAATTGGATGGAGCACGTGCTGGACAGCGGCGTGGGCCGGTTCAAGCAGATGGCGGTCAACGTCTTCGGCGTGGATCCGTCCGGCAAATCCGACCGAGAGACGGCGCTCGAAGGCATCGCGGCGCTGCGCGCGTTCTGGACCTCCATCGGCGCTCCGAGCCGCCTCGCGGATTACGAGATCGGCGACGACCGTCTCGAGGAGATGGCCGACAAGGCGATGGTGTACGGGCCGTTCGGCCACTTCCAGAAGCTGGACCGTGAGGATGTGCTGGCGATCTACCGCAAGTCGCTGTAA
- a CDS encoding UTP--glucose-1-phosphate uridylyltransferase — protein MSASYGELLERTKAYGQEHLLRYYEELPRQAQSRLLEQVAALDFGRMARLFGKVGQPQELTGTMEPIRAVHWVDYSDAERGRFEEAGWELLRQGKVGALVVAGGQGSRLGHEGPKGTYDIGLPSGKSLFQLQAERLLRLSALSGRTVPWYIMTSPENHGATTGFFEEHGHFGYPKEHIFFFEQGVMPALDEHGRVLLAAKGEVSLAPSGNGEVFASMKHQGALADLKRRGVEWLFYYNVDNALIAIADPAFVGVAAHFNHPVATKVVEKAYPEEKVGILCRRNGRPAVVEYTDVPPELMYERDSRSRYVYGLGNISIHLFRTDFIEAHAETDLPYHAAHKKIRTLDSAGEPFTPQEPNAYKFERFIFDFFLLMEEMTVLRMDREREFAPVKNKEGADSPATARELVLALHQRWLLEAGVQPSRLEGREVEISPLDSYGGEGLTEDVLRKYGL, from the coding sequence ATGAGCGCAAGCTACGGGGAGCTTCTGGAGCGGACCAAGGCCTACGGGCAGGAGCATCTGCTCCGGTATTATGAAGAACTGCCGCGGCAGGCGCAGAGCCGGCTGCTGGAGCAGGTCGCCGCACTGGATTTTGGGCGGATGGCCCGGCTGTTCGGAAAGGTGGGGCAGCCTCAGGAGCTGACGGGGACGATGGAGCCCATCCGGGCTGTGCACTGGGTTGACTACAGTGACGCGGAGCGGGGGCGGTTCGAGGAGGCCGGCTGGGAGCTGCTGCGCCAAGGGAAGGTCGGGGCGCTTGTGGTGGCCGGGGGCCAGGGCAGCCGGCTCGGTCACGAAGGGCCCAAGGGTACCTACGACATCGGCCTGCCGTCCGGCAAATCGCTGTTCCAGCTGCAGGCGGAACGTCTGCTGAGGCTGTCGGCTCTCTCGGGGCGGACGGTGCCGTGGTACATCATGACGAGCCCGGAGAATCACGGGGCGACGACCGGCTTCTTCGAGGAGCACGGCCATTTCGGCTATCCGAAGGAGCACATCTTTTTCTTCGAGCAGGGGGTGATGCCCGCACTTGACGAGCACGGACGGGTCCTGCTGGCGGCCAAGGGCGAAGTGTCTCTGGCGCCGAGCGGCAACGGGGAGGTGTTCGCCTCCATGAAGCATCAGGGGGCACTGGCCGACCTGAAGCGCCGCGGGGTGGAGTGGCTCTTTTACTATAACGTGGACAATGCGCTGATCGCGATCGCGGACCCGGCGTTCGTCGGCGTGGCCGCGCACTTCAACCACCCTGTGGCGACCAAGGTTGTGGAGAAGGCGTACCCGGAGGAAAAGGTGGGCATTCTCTGCCGCAGGAACGGCCGTCCGGCCGTCGTCGAGTATACGGATGTGCCGCCTGAGCTGATGTACGAACGGGACAGCCGGAGCCGGTATGTGTATGGGCTCGGGAATATCTCGATCCACCTGTTCCGTACGGATTTCATCGAAGCCCATGCGGAGACGGACCTGCCCTACCATGCGGCCCACAAAAAGATCCGGACGCTGGATAGCGCCGGAGAGCCTTTCACCCCGCAGGAGCCCAATGCGTACAAGTTCGAACGGTTTATTTTTGACTTCTTCCTTCTTATGGAGGAGATGACGGTGCTGCGGATGGACCGGGAGCGGGAGTTCGCCCCGGTGAAGAACAAGGAAGGAGCCGACAGTCCGGCCACGGCCCGGGAGCTCGTGCTTGCGCTGCATCAGCGCTGGCTGCTGGAAGCAGGGGTTCAGCCATCCCGGCTGGAAGGACGGGAGGTCGAGATTTCCCCGCTCGACTCTTACGGCGGCGAAGGACTGACCGAGGACGTGCTGCGGAAGTACGGACTGTAA
- a CDS encoding GNAT family N-acetyltransferase, with the protein MELITKSEWDPVLWERMEPVYHEGFPPHCRKPVRVIRNAVERGGGYLHAGVDEGEVAAMALTGRLEEIRALLIDYIAVAEAVRSQGMGRRFLDALKAWGQAQGLEGIVIEIECEENAVNRRRASFWEKNGFQLVRDYVHQYIWVPEPFQAMVYAFDSSAKLLQRDGASLFRQMGGFHARAYRVPKGERE; encoded by the coding sequence ATGGAATTGATAACCAAAAGTGAATGGGACCCGGTCCTGTGGGAGCGGATGGAACCCGTCTATCACGAAGGCTTTCCCCCGCACTGCCGCAAGCCGGTAAGGGTAATCCGCAATGCCGTCGAACGGGGCGGAGGCTACCTTCATGCCGGTGTGGATGAGGGAGAAGTGGCCGCCATGGCGCTGACCGGCAGGCTGGAGGAGATCCGGGCGCTGCTGATCGATTACATCGCGGTGGCGGAGGCGGTACGAAGCCAAGGGATGGGCCGGAGGTTCCTGGATGCGCTCAAGGCATGGGGACAGGCGCAGGGACTCGAGGGGATCGTCATCGAGATCGAATGCGAAGAGAACGCCGTGAACCGCAGGCGCGCCTCTTTTTGGGAAAAGAATGGATTTCAGCTTGTCCGGGACTATGTCCATCAATATATTTGGGTGCCGGAGCCGTTTCAGGCGATGGTGTATGCTTTCGATTCTTCGGCTAAGCTGCTGCAGCGGGACGGGGCGAGCCTGTTCCGGCAGATGGGCGGTTTTCACGCCAGGGCTTACCGGGTACCTAAGGGGGAAAGAGAATGA
- the trxB gene encoding thioredoxin-disulfide reductase: protein MYKSIVIGTGPSGLTAAIYLARANLSPLVIEGPEPGGQLTTTTEVENFPGFPDGIMGPELMANMRKQAERFGAEFKTGWVNSVDMSQRPFKLQVEGIGELVSETIIISTGASAKLLGITNEKESIGRGVSTCATCDGFFFRNKKILVVGGGDSAMEEADFLTRFASEVTLVNRRTELRASKIMQDRARKNPKISWALNKTPLEVISGDRGVTGLKVKNNENGAEEILETDGIFVAIGHTPNTGFLNGQIKTDEIGYIQVTPGTTMTNVPGVFACGDVQDSKYRQAITAAGSGCMAALECEKFLEGHMVHDWSQTLNA from the coding sequence ATGTATAAATCCATCGTTATCGGCACAGGCCCATCCGGTCTGACCGCCGCCATCTACCTGGCCCGCGCCAACCTGAGCCCGCTTGTCATCGAAGGACCGGAGCCGGGCGGCCAGCTCACCACGACGACTGAAGTCGAGAACTTCCCGGGCTTCCCGGACGGCATCATGGGCCCTGAGCTCATGGCCAACATGCGCAAGCAGGCCGAGCGTTTTGGCGCCGAGTTCAAGACCGGCTGGGTGAACTCCGTGGACATGTCCCAGCGTCCGTTCAAGCTCCAAGTGGAAGGCATCGGCGAGCTCGTCTCCGAGACGATCATCATCTCCACCGGCGCTTCCGCGAAGCTGCTCGGCATCACCAACGAGAAGGAAAGCATCGGACGCGGCGTGTCCACCTGCGCAACCTGTGACGGTTTCTTCTTCCGCAACAAAAAGATCCTCGTGGTCGGCGGCGGCGACTCCGCTATGGAAGAGGCGGACTTCCTGACCCGCTTCGCATCCGAAGTAACGCTGGTCAACCGCCGTACGGAGCTCCGCGCTTCAAAGATCATGCAGGACCGTGCGCGCAAGAACCCGAAGATCTCCTGGGCGCTCAACAAGACGCCGCTTGAAGTCATCTCCGGCGACAGAGGCGTAACGGGCCTGAAGGTGAAGAACAACGAAAACGGTGCGGAAGAGATCCTCGAGACGGACGGTATCTTCGTAGCCATCGGCCACACGCCGAACACCGGATTCCTGAACGGCCAGATCAAGACCGACGAGATCGGCTACATTCAGGTGACACCGGGCACCACCATGACGAACGTCCCTGGCGTATTCGCCTGCGGCGACGTGCAGGACAGCAAGTACCGCCAGGCGATCACCGCAGCGGGCAGCGGCTGCATGGCGGCACTCGAGTGCGAGAAGTTCCTCGAAGGCCACATGGTGCACGACTGGAGCCAGACGCTGAACGCGTAA
- a CDS encoding YbhB/YbcL family Raf kinase inhibitor-like protein, with protein sequence MNRTSGIHRWAVSAAVFSLIMASTGGVSAEAPAKERDVMKNVGSYLQWNSPVTVKLDGQELPVKAEMEGTKILIPFRAAFEALGAKVTWDGAAGSASAVMGSGGSAHSVQVRAGEEEAVVDGSSYTYDHEAVNREGSLYVPLRMLTAASGTRFEWDLVSRTLLLESAAPTASGFKAGSPAYEAQGDIPARYAHGASADGKDVNPPLQWEGAPQGTKSYAVVMYDLHPIADNWIHWSVLNLPASAQGISEGVTGALPEGAETNAYFGMGPPPHSGDHPYRVVVYALDTEKVELKNAPVFFEDLEPVLEEHALAKSEWTGYFRGAE encoded by the coding sequence ATGAACAGAACAAGCGGGATCCACCGGTGGGCGGTGTCCGCCGCCGTCTTCTCCCTGATCATGGCGTCAACCGGTGGGGTGAGCGCAGAGGCACCCGCGAAGGAGCGGGACGTTATGAAGAACGTCGGAAGTTATCTGCAGTGGAATTCCCCGGTGACGGTGAAGCTGGACGGGCAGGAGCTGCCGGTGAAGGCGGAGATGGAGGGCACGAAAATTCTCATCCCGTTCCGGGCGGCGTTCGAGGCGCTCGGCGCCAAGGTGACCTGGGATGGGGCGGCAGGGAGCGCTTCGGCGGTGATGGGGTCCGGCGGGTCGGCACACTCCGTACAGGTACGGGCCGGGGAGGAAGAAGCCGTCGTGGACGGAAGCTCCTACACCTATGACCACGAAGCCGTGAACCGTGAGGGCAGCCTGTACGTGCCCCTGCGGATGCTGACTGCGGCCTCCGGCACCCGGTTCGAGTGGGACCTGGTGAGCCGCACGCTTCTGCTCGAGTCAGCGGCCCCGACGGCTTCCGGGTTCAAGGCCGGGTCGCCGGCCTATGAAGCCCAAGGCGATATTCCTGCGCGCTATGCGCACGGAGCTTCGGCGGACGGGAAGGACGTGAACCCGCCGCTGCAGTGGGAAGGCGCGCCGCAGGGGACGAAGTCGTACGCCGTCGTAATGTACGACCTGCATCCGATCGCGGACAACTGGATTCACTGGAGCGTGCTGAATCTGCCGGCGTCCGCGCAGGGAATCTCCGAAGGGGTCACAGGCGCTCTCCCGGAAGGAGCGGAGACGAACGCATACTTCGGCATGGGCCCGCCGCCGCATTCGGGCGATCATCCTTACCGCGTCGTCGTGTATGCCCTGGATACGGAGAAGGTGGAGCTGAAGAACGCTCCGGTGTTCTTCGAGGACCTGGAGCCGGTGCTGGAGGAGCATGCGCTGGCCAAGTCCGAGTGGACCGGCTACTTCCGGGGAGCGGAATAA
- a CDS encoding PaaX family transcriptional regulator C-terminal domain-containing protein, which produces MLSIEKQILFLLSRSGPMDTQELLRIYERRGYTAPTIRNALSHLKKNGYAVSPARSVYEITETGRTFIRTINRKPQFYDRAWDGSWHLVMVEIPEAERRRRDAFRADIRQTGFGLLYHSVYIAPWNYSEEVQDLLGKHGIGDKARQFHGSMQEPRLSAAEAAEIWELAAAGREYEKMWAWYTSICLPAAGNLLAQGEAADPLDLFTLYLELGEVISGLYLVDPMLPPELLPADWQGRHQLRTMQEGLRQLAEAIPADSPYARFL; this is translated from the coding sequence TTGCTGTCGATCGAAAAACAAATCCTGTTCCTGCTCTCCCGCTCCGGCCCCATGGACACGCAGGAGCTCCTCCGCATCTATGAACGCCGGGGTTATACCGCGCCTACAATCCGCAATGCCCTGTCCCATCTCAAAAAGAACGGCTACGCCGTGTCCCCCGCCCGTTCCGTCTATGAGATTACGGAGACCGGACGGACCTTCATCCGTACGATCAACCGGAAGCCTCAGTTCTATGACCGTGCTTGGGACGGGTCCTGGCATCTGGTTATGGTGGAGATCCCGGAAGCCGAGCGGCGCCGGCGCGATGCCTTCCGTGCGGATATCCGGCAGACCGGCTTCGGCCTGCTCTATCACAGCGTCTACATCGCCCCCTGGAATTACAGCGAGGAGGTGCAGGACCTGCTCGGCAAGCACGGGATCGGGGACAAGGCCCGGCAGTTCCACGGCTCCATGCAGGAACCCCGCCTGTCGGCGGCGGAGGCAGCGGAGATCTGGGAACTCGCGGCAGCCGGGCGAGAGTACGAGAAGATGTGGGCCTGGTACACGAGCATCTGCCTGCCTGCCGCCGGAAATCTCCTTGCCCAAGGCGAGGCGGCCGATCCGCTGGATCTGTTCACGCTCTACCTGGAGCTCGGCGAGGTGATCAGCGGCCTGTACCTCGTCGACCCGATGCTGCCTCCGGAGCTGCTGCCGGCGGACTGGCAGGGCAGGCACCAGCTGCGGACCATGCAGGAAGGACTGCGGCAGCTGGCCGAAGCCATTCCGGCCGACTCGCCCTATGCCCGTTTCCTGTAA